A genomic window from Sphingobacterium sp. BN32 includes:
- a CDS encoding M14 family zinc carboxypeptidase, producing the protein MKLFLVSLGLLAATTCSNPFSSSTRTVKSGMQVDSSQWNTMHASFKESALFHRRFKHKDVDSLIQVHRKSGLFNISQIGKSVEGRAIYELAYGKGDKKVMLWSQMHGDEPTATMALFDIFNFLEGKGDGFDSIRNLLQDNLNIRFIPMLNPDGAERFLRRNAQSIDLNRDARAGQTVEGALLKSRAKEFNPRYGFNLHDQNIYYNVPETKNPVTISLLAPAYNTEREINDVREGAMQIIVGMNKILQQYVPDAVAKYDDTYTPRGFGDNFQSWGASTVLIESGGLKGDPEKQQIRKLNFIIILNALMEIAQGTYENYEAKGYEEIPFNASQMHDIVVRGLSFGNDSIPLKSDIAIRRGETTVGADYFVRGRVEDIGDLPESYGYDEVDADGLRFIAGKIAPQALPTLTELTPELAYDLLKKGYMGVQVAKLLPTEEGMLHNLPIQVFSKTAFAATPFIDLGGTTNFYIGDSAGNLKYAILNGYLIDLSKSVKDIGLLKNRIQ; encoded by the coding sequence ATGAAGTTATTCTTAGTTTCCTTAGGTCTATTGGCCGCGACAACCTGTAGTAATCCATTCAGCAGTTCAACGCGAACTGTAAAATCGGGAATGCAGGTGGATAGCAGCCAATGGAATACCATGCATGCCTCATTCAAGGAATCTGCTCTGTTTCACAGGCGATTTAAACACAAAGATGTCGATTCACTAATCCAAGTGCATCGTAAGAGCGGATTGTTTAATATTTCGCAAATTGGAAAATCTGTGGAGGGTAGAGCAATTTATGAGCTTGCCTATGGCAAAGGAGACAAGAAGGTAATGCTTTGGTCGCAAATGCACGGCGATGAGCCGACAGCGACCATGGCGCTGTTTGATATTTTCAACTTTTTGGAAGGCAAGGGGGATGGCTTTGATAGCATTCGGAATCTGCTTCAAGACAATCTAAATATTCGTTTTATCCCCATGCTCAATCCGGACGGCGCAGAGCGCTTTTTACGTCGGAATGCGCAAAGTATAGACTTGAATAGAGATGCGCGTGCGGGTCAAACGGTAGAGGGAGCTTTGTTAAAATCGCGGGCAAAGGAGTTTAATCCTCGTTATGGATTCAATCTTCATGATCAGAATATTTATTATAATGTGCCGGAAACCAAGAATCCAGTGACGATTTCGTTGTTGGCTCCGGCTTACAATACGGAACGAGAAATCAATGATGTGCGGGAAGGAGCAATGCAGATTATTGTTGGGATGAATAAGATTTTGCAGCAGTACGTTCCTGATGCGGTTGCCAAATACGACGATACCTATACTCCGCGCGGATTTGGCGATAACTTTCAGTCATGGGGAGCGAGTACTGTACTAATCGAATCTGGAGGACTGAAAGGCGATCCGGAAAAACAACAGATTCGGAAACTCAACTTTATCATTATCCTCAATGCTTTGATGGAGATTGCGCAAGGTACTTATGAGAACTATGAAGCAAAGGGTTATGAGGAAATTCCATTCAATGCGAGCCAGATGCATGATATCGTTGTCCGTGGACTTTCCTTCGGGAATGACTCGATTCCGCTAAAGAGCGATATTGCGATTCGTAGAGGTGAAACGACCGTAGGAGCAGATTATTTTGTACGGGGTCGCGTAGAGGATATTGGCGACTTGCCAGAATCGTATGGATACGATGAAGTGGATGCGGACGGTTTAAGATTTATAGCAGGGAAGATAGCACCGCAAGCTCTCCCGACATTAACGGAACTAACGCCCGAACTGGCCTATGATCTATTGAAAAAGGGATATATGGGGGTGCAGGTGGCGAAGCTCTTGCCAACCGAAGAAGGCATGCTCCATAACCTGCCAATTCAAGTGTTCAGCAAGACTGCTTTTGCAGCAACGCCATTTATTGATTTGGGTGGAACGACTAATTTCTATATAGGCGATTCTGCAGGCAACCTGAAATATGCCATCCTAAATGGCTATTTGATTGATTTGTCAAAGTCCGTAAAGGATATAGGATTGTTAAAGAATAGGATACAATAA
- a CDS encoding LD-carboxypeptidase, translating to MDKRSFLKSLGLGMAAIPFAGSSEAIAMAAQVKPLLKGKVLKAGDTIGIITPASALGDEDAITLTKEVLTYFGFKVKEGKYIRERYGNLAGTDAQRLEDLHAMFADKSVAGILCIRGGAGASRLLSKIDYKLIANNPKVLLGYSDITALIMAFQAKVGLVTFHGPVGTSNWSNFVAKTFNDQFIDNKLVTFSNPDKKGDNIVQYKDRITTINPGVVEGKLLGGNLTLISGLCGSPYLPDFKDSILFLEEINESPEKVDRMFCQLMNAGILSQIKGFVFGKCTGCSPSAGYGSLNLDQILRDFIKPLNIPAYTGAVIGHIDDQFLLPVGVKVRLDATKGTIEILEKALI from the coding sequence ATGGATAAACGTTCATTCTTAAAATCTTTAGGATTGGGGATGGCTGCCATCCCGTTTGCGGGCAGTTCAGAGGCCATCGCTATGGCAGCGCAGGTAAAACCTTTATTGAAAGGTAAAGTGTTGAAAGCTGGCGATACCATTGGTATCATTACGCCAGCTAGTGCCTTAGGCGATGAGGATGCGATCACCTTGACCAAAGAAGTGTTAACTTATTTCGGGTTCAAGGTCAAGGAAGGAAAATATATTCGCGAGCGCTATGGTAACCTGGCAGGTACCGACGCGCAAAGACTCGAAGATTTGCACGCTATGTTTGCCGATAAATCTGTTGCCGGAATCCTTTGTATACGTGGAGGTGCGGGAGCATCTCGATTACTTTCAAAAATAGATTATAAGCTTATTGCGAATAACCCGAAAGTATTATTGGGCTACAGTGATATTACGGCATTAATCATGGCGTTCCAAGCAAAAGTAGGTTTGGTTACTTTCCATGGTCCTGTTGGTACGTCGAACTGGAGCAACTTCGTAGCCAAAACTTTTAACGATCAGTTTATTGACAATAAACTGGTCACTTTTTCAAACCCTGATAAAAAGGGTGACAACATTGTGCAATATAAGGACCGCATAACGACGATTAATCCCGGTGTGGTAGAAGGAAAGCTCTTAGGGGGTAACTTAACATTGATTTCCGGCCTTTGCGGTTCTCCTTATCTTCCGGATTTTAAAGACAGCATCTTGTTTTTAGAGGAGATCAACGAGAGCCCCGAGAAGGTGGATCGGATGTTCTGTCAATTGATGAATGCGGGTATCCTTTCGCAGATCAAGGGTTTTGTTTTCGGTAAGTGTACAGGTTGTTCACCGTCAGCAGGCTATGGTTCATTGAACTTGGATCAAATCCTTCGTGATTTTATTAAACCGTTAAATATCCCAGCTTACACTGGCGCGGTTATTGGCCATATTGATGATCAGTTCCTGTTGCCTGTAGGTGTGAAAGTTCGCTTAGATGCGACGAAGGGAACAATAGAAATCCTAGAAAAAGCGTTGATTTAA
- a CDS encoding RagB/SusD family nutrient uptake outer membrane protein, whose protein sequence is MKKKSIFIIALASISLFSCKDFLDVKPTNSIDSGETISTVADAKVMTNGLLRSLVTTSYYGRNFMIYGDAKGGDATIVSQGRGLDALYVFNHTVTNNNYSGFWAEGYNAILQANNIIQSIDDLIANGSTLDFNTYKGQALTLRALVHFDLVRLYGKTYTDDPNSYGVPIVTEKLKHDARLLRNSVSEVYKQILKDLKDAEALLPKTKTNGYVNYYANKAIQARVYLTMGDFTNAFTAAEEIINSKVYTLYSNSEWVNSWAAQFGKESIFEIALAKDQGDLGSTSLGFYYLKSKQNNALGNFTASDYYVNRLGEDANDVRWGVMTEDELNRKAAVYKYVGGLAMKGDGKDVFTAVNIKVIRLSEVYLIAAEAALKKSAPDAAKAATYLNEIRKRSPSLAAATAATVTQDMILNEKSKELYGEGQRYWDMIRNNKTITFNDEHVGVSLQHRTKTIDRSFYKTILPIPQVEIDANPELEKQQNPGY, encoded by the coding sequence ATGAAAAAGAAATCAATATTCATCATAGCGCTTGCAAGTATATCCCTATTCTCATGCAAGGATTTTCTAGATGTAAAACCAACAAACTCCATTGACTCCGGAGAAACGATCAGCACGGTAGCAGATGCTAAGGTGATGACAAACGGCTTATTGCGTAGCTTAGTAACAACGAGTTATTACGGCCGAAACTTTATGATCTATGGAGACGCAAAAGGTGGCGATGCAACGATAGTTTCACAGGGGCGTGGCTTAGACGCGCTGTATGTATTCAATCATACCGTGACAAACAATAACTACAGCGGCTTCTGGGCTGAGGGATACAACGCCATATTGCAGGCAAACAATATTATACAAAGTATAGATGATTTAATTGCCAATGGCTCTACTTTGGATTTCAACACTTATAAGGGGCAAGCATTGACCTTGCGTGCATTAGTTCACTTCGATTTGGTTCGCCTTTACGGTAAAACCTATACAGATGATCCTAATTCGTATGGTGTTCCGATCGTGACCGAAAAATTGAAACACGATGCTAGATTGCTTAGGAATTCCGTATCGGAGGTTTACAAACAAATCTTGAAGGATTTAAAAGATGCCGAAGCCTTGTTGCCGAAAACAAAAACAAATGGCTATGTGAATTACTACGCTAATAAAGCTATACAGGCTCGTGTATATTTGACGATGGGCGACTTTACAAATGCATTTACTGCGGCAGAAGAAATCATAAATTCCAAAGTATACACCTTATACAGTAATAGCGAGTGGGTCAATTCATGGGCAGCTCAGTTCGGCAAGGAATCTATTTTTGAAATTGCCCTTGCTAAAGATCAAGGCGATCTAGGTTCAACCTCATTAGGGTTCTATTACCTCAAAAGTAAGCAGAACAATGCGCTGGGTAACTTCACCGCCTCAGATTATTATGTAAATCGTTTAGGCGAAGACGCTAATGACGTACGTTGGGGCGTTATGACGGAAGATGAGTTGAATAGAAAGGCTGCAGTCTACAAATATGTTGGCGGCTTAGCAATGAAAGGTGACGGGAAAGACGTCTTTACTGCAGTAAACATCAAAGTTATTCGCTTATCAGAGGTTTATTTAATTGCGGCAGAAGCAGCCTTGAAGAAATCGGCACCTGATGCAGCAAAAGCAGCAACCTATTTAAATGAGATCCGCAAGCGCTCACCAAGTTTAGCAGCCGCAACAGCCGCAACAGTAACACAAGACATGATCTTGAACGAGAAAAGTAAAGAACTTTACGGCGAAGGACAGCGTTATTGGGATATGATTCGTAACAACAAGACAATCACCTTCAATGATGAGCACGTAGGTGTATCGCTTCAACATCGAACGAAAACCATCGACCGCAGCTTCTACAAAACAATTCTTCCAATTCCACAGGTTGAAATCGATGCCAACCCGGAACTTGAAAAACAACAAAATCCAGGATATTAA